The Methanomassiliicoccales archaeon DNA segment TCATTCTTTCTCTCAACTGTGGGGGAAAGTGGATCGATCGCTGTTCTACATGATCCTGATATTCCAAGCTTTGCGGCGACTATATCAGATACTTTTTCTGCCATGAGCCTGTATGTGGTCAGTTTCCCCCCGATCACACTAATGAAGTTTTCAATCCCTTGTTCGGAATGATCGATAACTTGAAAGTTTCTGCTGATCTCCCTTCCGCTTGACTGATCACCCCCGCACAACGGTCTGATCCCCGCGTACGCCCTCACGGCCCTAGACTTCAGGATGTCGGGGACCATCCTCGCTGCCTCGCAGATCAGAAAATCAACTTCCTCCTCAGTCGCCTTATTCTCAAAAGGGGAGTCAACATGAACGGAGGTAGTGCCAATAATCGACGAAGAACAACTCGGCACAACGATATCTCCGTTCGAAGGTCTTCTCAATCTGTTGATCAAACCGTTGGTCAATCTCCCGTTGATGACGACCATCGAACCTTTGTCAAGTGTCATGCGGATACTGAGATTCGCGAGCGAAGCGATCTCATTTGCCCAGGCACCAGACGCGTTGACGACGATCTCAGGTTTGTATGTCTCAATACTCTTATTCCTGAGGTTTTCCACAATCACTTTGTCTATGGACTCGCCCGCGATCTCGAATCTTTTGACACAATGGTAGTTAAGTGCGATGCCATTGGCCTTTCTTGCAGATTCAATATTTCCGAGGGTTAGCAGAAATGGGTCCACCGATGCATCAGGAACTTCGAACGCACTTAGGATTTCCTTGGAAAGCATCGGCTCCCTATTCAAGGCTTCTCGGATCGTTATCTCCTTTGCCGCCACACCAGTTTTTTTGCATGACGATAGGAATTGATCTGCATAATCTGTATCATCATTTTTCAGACCAACAAACAATCCGCCAGTATCTTCAATACAGAAGCCAGCAATTCTCTTCAAAATAGCATTCTCTGCGGCACACTCAGCGGCAGATCTGGGATCATTCACCGCGTATCTCGCTCCACTGTGAAGCATGCCATGGCAGCGACCTGTTGCACCATTTGAGAAATCAGAGCTTTCGACGAGAACAACTTCTGCACCACGGCACGCCAGATCTCTCGCGATCCCAGCACCCGTAATTCCTCCGCCAATGATAAGAACTTCTGTCCGCTGCAATAGAACACCCCAGTGGTCCCTTATCTTCCGGCCCAATTCATTGCCCTCTGGACAGCCCTCTTCCAATTTGCGTATCCTTCCTCTCTCTTTTCTTTGTTCATCATCGGGACGAATGTTCTGTCTATTATCCAATTGTTCCTCAATTCCTCGAGATCTTTCCAAAAACCAATCGCAAGACCTGCCGCATAAGCAGCTCCGAGAGCCGTCGTTTCCTGCACCGTAGGCCTGAGGACCTGGACGCCAAGAATGTCCGCTTGGAGCTGACATAAGAAATTGTTTTTCACAGCGCCCCCATCTACCCTCAGTGTCTTCAGGGGGATGCCGGACTCTGCGTTCATGGTCTCAAGCACATCTCTCGTCTGATAGCATATTGATTCCAGTGTTGCACGAACGATGTGTTCCCGTCTTGTACCTCCCGTAATCCCTATGATCATACCCCTCGCATATGGGTCCCAATACGGTGCGCCAAGACCAACAAACGCTGGTACGAAATACACGCCTCCAGAGTCTTGGACACATTGTGCCATTCTCTCAGTATCCGAAGCTCTCTCGATGATCTTTAGACCATCTCTTAACCATTGGATCGCAGCGCCAGTTATGAAGATTGAACCTTCTAGTGCGTATTGAACAGGTTTATCTGCCAACTTGAAAGCGATCGTTGTTAGTAGTCCGCTCTTCGATTGCGTTATCTTTGCACCGATATTCATCAGCATGAAACAACCAGTACCGTAAGTGTTCTTCGTCTCACCAGCATCAAAGCAAGTTTGGCCGAATAGTGCGGCCTGTTGGTCTCCGAGATCTCCGCAAACTGGGATACTCGCGCCCATGAATTCCGATGGTGACGTCATTCCGTAGATTTGACGATCACTTGATGGCCTTACCTCTGGAAGAATGGATTCGGGGATACCCAATAATTCAAGAATCTCGGTGTCCCACCGGCACTTCGATATATTAAAAAGCATCGTCCGAGACGCATTAGAATAATCTGTTATATGCTTACCAGTCAGCTTCCATATGAGCCAAGTATCGATGTTTCCGAAAAGAATCTCGCCCCTTTTTGCCTTTTCCGCAACTCCATTCACATTATCCATTAACCACTTGATTTTTGTCCCAGAAAAATATGAATCGACGACTAGCCCAGTCTTCTCACGGATCATCTCTGAGTATCCGTCCTTTGTGAGCCGATCGCACATCTCTGCTGTCCTGCGGCATTGCCAGACAATTGCATTATAAACTGGTTGACCTGTCTTGCGATCCCAAAGGATAGTCGTTTCCCTCTGATTGGTGACACCAATTGCTGCCACATCCCTTGCATCAATCTTATTCCTCTCAAATACATCTTTGATTACCTTCTTTGTTTTCTGCCATATTTCTATGGGGTTGTGCTCGACCCATCCTGGTCTCGGGAAAATTTGTGTATGCTCTTCATACGCGGAGGCGACGAGATTGCCCGAATGATCGAATAATGCGAATCGGGTTCCCGTTGTTCCTTGATCAATAGCTCCGACAAACTTGGACATGAAATCATCCTTTGTTTGTCGTATCACTGTGATAACATATTTTCGTTTTGTTCATCGTCAATGTATCTTCTTAGAATGTGACTGGCTGTTGTAAACGAACGGTGCGCGTGCGAGAGCAATAAGAAGTAGCGGGGGGTCGATTTGAACGACCGATCTCCGGGTTATGAGCCCGACGGGATGTCCTGGCTACCCCACCCCGCTTTAGGTAGGACTCTTAAACACCGGACACTTAGATAAAAGTTTTGGGTGCGAGTTTCGTGATCAAAAGAGTTTTCGAAGGTGCATCAGATCTTCGAGCGATCCCTTGATGCGGATTTTCCGTAGGGCATATGCCTTCATCGGTTTGATTCTTCCGCTGAGAATACCACTGAATGTCTCTGGGTCGGAAAAAACCGTTATATCGGGATCTGCGATCTCGCCGTCATTTACTGATGAAATCCTGTTTTCTTCAAGCGAAAAATTGTATTTTTCCGAACCGAGATCGATCAGAACTTTCTTCCTGATCCCGATTAATTCTTTTTGCAATTGCGCGTCACTGCTGACCTTCTTGTTGAATTTGTTGATCGAGTCATTCAACAGTTCCTTCAATGTCATCTTCATCCATCCATTCATCGATCTTTGAATTCTTGACCACAGCAAAGGCTCTTTTTGCTGTAGCCCATGAACGTCTTGTGTAAGGCGGCAATTCTCCGTTTGTATTTATCCATTCATTAAGGAAAGCTCTAGTAATGGGATCGGAGGGATAACCGCTACCAATTGGTTGATTCAATTCAGCCTCAATTTTCTTTATTATGGTATCTCTCATCGTCTTTGCAATGATCGAGGCAGCCGAGACAACTGGATAAATTTCATCGGCTTTATGTTCACATACTAATTCGGCTCCGCACATCAATCGGCTCAGGATAAGCATTTTGAAACGTTCCAGGTCCGTGTCGGCGGCATCTATATATGCACGCTGTGGCCGCAATCTGTTAATGATCTCTGAAAATTTTTCTGCTTCGAGTTCGTTGAGGCAATGTACTTCGACGGCACGATCAATTTCATCAACATCGATCACTATTGCTTCTACACGTGCCATTCTTCTTATGGCAATGGCGAGCTCTGATCGTCTTGAGGGGCTCAACTTCTTTGAATCCTTCACATTCAGACATCGCAGTGAAGAATCATCATTAACCGCAACTGCTGCAACAACCATCGGCCCGAGAATCGGCCCCCTGCCCGCTTCATCGATGCCGCAGATCATTGTATCGTCCATAAGATAGCCAGTATAAATTCATGTCGCAACTCGGGCAATCTCATCAGTAAAAGCAAGAAACCCTGGTTCAAATTGAGCCCAGCGTCGGCTGTTTCTTTATTAAGGTGTTAATTTTATTTGGTGAATTGAGAAGAATGGGACCACGTTTTCAAAGTAAAATTTTATGACTGGTGTTCCTTTAAGGATCAATGACTGTATATCGGTTAGTTCAGGCCTGACGAGAAGTAATGGCATATCTCACACTACTCGATCTAATTGTTTCATACTCCTTTCTGAATCAGGAGCATGGAATCCGCTGGGTGTCAAAAACAATTTTTTGAGAATTCTACCAAATTATTGGTTAAACGCTCATTTTTTTAAAAGGTCTCCCTATCGAGTATCGGTGATCTTATCGCCAGAATGGACTGTCAAAGCATCCGAATCCCGAATGGGTTCAAGT contains these protein-coding regions:
- a CDS encoding SCP2 sterol-binding domain-containing protein translates to MTLKELLNDSINKFNKKVSSDAQLQKELIGIRKKVLIDLGSEKYNFSLEENRISSVNDGEIADPDITVFSDPETFSGILSGRIKPMKAYALRKIRIKGSLEDLMHLRKLF
- the rnhB gene encoding ribonuclease HII, producing the protein MDDTMICGIDEAGRGPILGPMVVAAVAVNDDSSLRCLNVKDSKKLSPSRRSELAIAIRRMARVEAIVIDVDEIDRAVEVHCLNELEAEKFSEIINRLRPQRAYIDAADTDLERFKMLILSRLMCGAELVCEHKADEIYPVVSAASIIAKTMRDTIIKKIEAELNQPIGSGYPSDPITRAFLNEWINTNGELPPYTRRSWATAKRAFAVVKNSKIDEWMDEDDIEGTVE
- the glpK gene encoding glycerol kinase GlpK — translated: MSKFVGAIDQGTTGTRFALFDHSGNLVASAYEEHTQIFPRPGWVEHNPIEIWQKTKKVIKDVFERNKIDARDVAAIGVTNQRETTILWDRKTGQPVYNAIVWQCRRTAEMCDRLTKDGYSEMIREKTGLVVDSYFSGTKIKWLMDNVNGVAEKAKRGEILFGNIDTWLIWKLTGKHITDYSNASRTMLFNISKCRWDTEILELLGIPESILPEVRPSSDRQIYGMTSPSEFMGASIPVCGDLGDQQAALFGQTCFDAGETKNTYGTGCFMLMNIGAKITQSKSGLLTTIAFKLADKPVQYALEGSIFITGAAIQWLRDGLKIIERASDTERMAQCVQDSGGVYFVPAFVGLGAPYWDPYARGMIIGITGGTRREHIVRATLESICYQTRDVLETMNAESGIPLKTLRVDGGAVKNNFLCQLQADILGVQVLRPTVQETTALGAAYAAGLAIGFWKDLEELRNNWIIDRTFVPMMNKEKREEGYANWKRAVQRAMNWAGR
- the glpA gene encoding anaerobic glycerol-3-phosphate dehydrogenase subunit GlpA, which encodes MDNRQNIRPDDEQRKERGRIRKLEEGCPEGNELGRKIRDHWGVLLQRTEVLIIGGGITGAGIARDLACRGAEVVLVESSDFSNGATGRCHGMLHSGARYAVNDPRSAAECAAENAILKRIAGFCIEDTGGLFVGLKNDDTDYADQFLSSCKKTGVAAKEITIREALNREPMLSKEILSAFEVPDASVDPFLLTLGNIESARKANGIALNYHCVKRFEIAGESIDKVIVENLRNKSIETYKPEIVVNASGAWANEIASLANLSIRMTLDKGSMVVINGRLTNGLINRLRRPSNGDIVVPSCSSSIIGTTSVHVDSPFENKATEEEVDFLICEAARMVPDILKSRAVRAYAGIRPLCGGDQSSGREISRNFQVIDHSEQGIENFISVIGGKLTTYRLMAEKVSDIVAAKLGISGSCRTAIDPLSPTVERKNDPTIAPSFSSLIGRKTQLLSNEIIRRCTGELRGMEVVCSCEQVLRGELVYWSHHQDVKELSDLMRRTRAGMGYCQGGLCIFGLLSSMIDEPNRDPIELVARFIKEREKGIEPVLFRGQLKEEFFKDHLFNGVYHLNAYSGEDHEEDFGS